In Klebsiella aerogenes, the DNA window TCAAATACATCAACCGGCACCAGAATATTTTTATACATAGAAAGAATCCTTTTATTACCAATACAATACGAAGTAATTGATACCCCCTCAGGCGGGGCAGGAATACAATCTCAACAACTTAAGGGGATAGCGGAATGAATGTATTTAAACGTAGCACAGGATAATTAACATTATTAAGTTACGTATTAATATATTGATAAATATCGTTAGTTACTGCTTTAACAATACGTTACATCACTACGTATCGCTAATCATCTGGACGCTGCCATTATCGATATTTAACACTTCAGGTTTTCTACGGCTATGCTTTAGCTGATACCGATAACCTATTGCGTAATTACCCGCTAAATCAGTGGCAAATAATCGACTCACCTCGCCTGCGGCGCCAAGGGAGGAAACCATGTTCGGCTATAGTCTGACACGTTTGGGTTTGTTTGTCGTACTGGCCATTGTCGCCTGTACTGTCGTCGGCCTAATCACTTATATGGTGGTGTCGACTCTCGGCAATTAAATTCGGATGCTGCCATCAATGGATAAAACAAAGAACCTTTTAGCGTTGAGGGGAATACAGTGAACCGTTATTTTTCTCTCATTCCCGTACTTATTTTGACCATCAGCGCCTGCGATCAGAAAACGCCGCAAGTTGAGGCGGCGCCACGGATGGTCAAAGTGGCGGAGGTCGTCGCCATCGGCAATGCGCAGCAGCGTATATTCCCTGCGCGCATTGAGTCCGGGGACTCCACGGAATTATCCTTTAAGCGCGGCGGCCAGGTAGAATCGCTGGATATTCGCCAGGGCGCCGCGATTCACGAAGGCCAGACGCTGGCGCGGTTGAACTCGCGGGAAGCCCAGCAGCGGGTTAATGAGCGGCAGACTGCGGCAACGCTCGCCCAGCGGCAATTCGACCGCTTCCAGACCCTGGCCGGACGCCAGGCCATTTCACAGGCGGAAATGGATGTTCAACGCGCCAACCGCGACGCCGCCAACGCGGCGTTGAAAATCGCCCGCGAAGAACTGTCGCAGATGACGCTGGTCGCTCCCTTTAGCGGTATTGCCGCTGGCGTGGCGATCCGTAATCATCAGGTCGTCGCCGCAGGCCAGCCGGTGATCACCCTGACGCGAACCGATCTGCTCGATGTGGTCTTCAGCGTGCCGGAAAATCTGTTTACCACTCTTGATATACGTAATACGCAATACCGCCCGATCGTGAAAATTAACGCCATGCCGGATCGCCAGTTTAGCGCGCAATACAAAGAACATACCGGCAGCAGCGATAACAATACCCTCACCTGGCAGGTGATTTTAACCATGCCGCGCCCGGAAGGTTTCCCTTCGGTAGGCGGCGTGAGCGGAACCGTGACCATCAATTTGGCAGAGCTCCCCGCCAGCCTCGGGCGCGAAACGCTGGTGGTGCCGGTCGAAGCCGTGTTCAATCCCGACAACCATCCACGCAATGAACCTCATGTGTGGGTGGTAAAAGGTGAAAACAACCAACTACACCTTGAGGATCGCAAAGTCAGCGTCGGTCAGGTCACCGCCCAGGGGGTGGTGATTACACAGGGGCTGAGTGCGGGCGAACGCGTAGTCGCCGCGGGCGTCAATGAACTGCATGCCCAACAGCCGGTGCGAATCTGGACGCGTGAACGAGGTTTGTAATGGATATATCCCGCCAGTTCATCAATAACCCCACCCGCGTCTGGCTGGCTATTTTGCTGCTGGGCGTCGGGGGGATCTTCGCGCTGCTGAATATTGGCCGTCTCGAAGACCCGGCGTTTACCATCAAAACCGCCGTCATTATTACGCAATACCCCGGCGCTTCCGCTCAACAGGTTGAGGAGGAAGTGACGTTACCGCTGGAAAACGCCCTACAGCAACTGCCGTACCTTGATAACGTCAGTTCTATCTCCTCGAATGGTTTATCGCAGATCACGGTGAATATCGCCTCGCATTACCATTCCAGCGAACTACCGCAAATTTGGGATGAACTGCGGCGACGGGTCGGCGACGCCAGTCGGCTTTTCCCGCCGGGAGTGGCGGCGCCATTTGTTAATGATGATTTTGGCGATGTTTTCGGCTTCTTCTTCGCCGTATCCGGCGACAGCTTTACTAACCCGGAATTAGTGCGCTATGCCGAGCAATTACGCCGGGAACTGATTCTGGTGCCGGGCGTCGGCAAAGTCGCGATCGGCGGCGCCATTCCGCAGCAGATCAATATCGATATCTCATTGCCTAAAATGGCCGCTCGTGGGATTACGCTCAATCAGCTCGCGACACTCCTCAGCCGCCTCAACGTGGTCTCCAACGCCGGGGATATCCGCTCCGGCAGCGAATCGATCCGCCTTCATCCTACCGGTGAATTTGAGAATATCGATGAATTGGGCGATCTGCTGATAAGTCCCCACGGCGCCAGCGCCGCCACGCGACTGCGCGATATCGCGACGCTGTCACGCGGGCTGAACGAATCGCCAGCCAGCATTTATCACGCCAATGGTCGCCAGGCCATCACAATGGGCGTCTCCTTTATTCCCGGCGTGAACGTCATTGACGTTGGCCGCGCGCTGGAGGCAAAACTCCAGCAAATGTCGGCGGATAAACCCGCCGGTATTAAGATTGACCTGTTTTACGATCAGGCGGCGGAGGTCGCGCATTCGGTCAATGGCTTTATCAGTAACTTCCTGATGGCGCTGGCGATCGTGGTCGGCGTGTTGCTGATTTTCATGGGTGTGCGAAGCGGGATCATCATCGCCTTCTCGCTGGCGCTGAATGTGCTCGGTACCCTGCTTATCATGTATCTCTGGGGGATCGAGCTACAACGGATCTCGCTCGGCGCGTTAATCATCGCGCTGAGTATGCTGGTCGATAATGCGATTGTTATTGTCGAAGGCGTGCTCATTTCGCGTCAGCAAGGTTCGCCGTTGCTGGGCGCCATCAACTATGTGATCCGCCGTTCCGCGCTACCGCTGCTCGGCGCGACGGTCATTGCCATTCTCGCTTTCGCGCCAATTGGCTTGTCGCAGGATTCGACTGGGGAATACTGCAAATCTCTGTTTCAGGTGCTGTTGATTTCGCTGATGCTCAGCTGGTTTTCCGCACTGACCATTACGCCGGTATTAATAAAATGGTGGTTATTTAAAGGCGACGCTGCGGCCACGGAGCCAAACGCAAACACCGATCCCTACGGCGGAGCCTTCTATCGCTGGTATCAGAGGATATTGCATACCCTGCTGCTGCACAAAAGCGTGACGCTGGTGGTGTTGGC includes these proteins:
- a CDS encoding efflux RND transporter periplasmic adaptor subunit; translated protein: MNRYFSLIPVLILTISACDQKTPQVEAAPRMVKVAEVVAIGNAQQRIFPARIESGDSTELSFKRGGQVESLDIRQGAAIHEGQTLARLNSREAQQRVNERQTAATLAQRQFDRFQTLAGRQAISQAEMDVQRANRDAANAALKIAREELSQMTLVAPFSGIAAGVAIRNHQVVAAGQPVITLTRTDLLDVVFSVPENLFTTLDIRNTQYRPIVKINAMPDRQFSAQYKEHTGSSDNNTLTWQVILTMPRPEGFPSVGGVSGTVTINLAELPASLGRETLVVPVEAVFNPDNHPRNEPHVWVVKGENNQLHLEDRKVSVGQVTAQGVVITQGLSAGERVVAAGVNELHAQQPVRIWTRERGL
- a CDS encoding efflux RND transporter permease subunit — its product is MDISRQFINNPTRVWLAILLLGVGGIFALLNIGRLEDPAFTIKTAVIITQYPGASAQQVEEEVTLPLENALQQLPYLDNVSSISSNGLSQITVNIASHYHSSELPQIWDELRRRVGDASRLFPPGVAAPFVNDDFGDVFGFFFAVSGDSFTNPELVRYAEQLRRELILVPGVGKVAIGGAIPQQINIDISLPKMAARGITLNQLATLLSRLNVVSNAGDIRSGSESIRLHPTGEFENIDELGDLLISPHGASAATRLRDIATLSRGLNESPASIYHANGRQAITMGVSFIPGVNVIDVGRALEAKLQQMSADKPAGIKIDLFYDQAAEVAHSVNGFISNFLMALAIVVGVLLIFMGVRSGIIIAFSLALNVLGTLLIMYLWGIELQRISLGALIIALSMLVDNAIVIVEGVLISRQQGSPLLGAINYVIRRSALPLLGATVIAILAFAPIGLSQDSTGEYCKSLFQVLLISLMLSWFSALTITPVLIKWWLFKGDAAATEPNANTDPYGGAFYRWYQRILHTLLLHKSVTLVVLAALLAGSIWGFGSVRQNFFPSSNTPIFFVDLWLPYGTDIAATEKMASDIEQTIKGQPGVVTTIATIGQGSMRFILTYSGQRQYSNYAQIMVRMDDQHSIAPLTRHIDAWIARNYPQVNASSKRVMFGPSGDSAIEVRIKGPDPDKLRFIASETRDILAQDPATDSVRTDWQNRSKVIRPQYSPIIGRELGVDKQDIDNALEMNFSGSRVGLYREGADLLPVVVRPPPAERQDANHLNNVLVWSQSRQQYIPLSNVVSQFTLEWEDPLILRRDRSRVLTVQTDPDPLSNQTSGDILARVKPKIDALPLPHGYSIEWGGDAENSSEAQQGLFTTLPLGFLVMFVITVLMFSSLKNAIAIWLTVPLALIGVTPGFLLTGIPFGFMALIGLLSLSGMLIRNGIVLVEEIEQQKKDKDQYAAIIYAATSRLRPILLTAFTTVLGLAPLLRDVFFQSMAVVIMFGLGFATALTLLVLPVLYACFHRKEKGQQ